Proteins found in one Campylobacter canadensis genomic segment:
- a CDS encoding putative bifunctional diguanylate cyclase/phosphodiesterase — protein MKQSVSILEKSVKELLIYIVLILSFMLLVGFGISKFNYNEDVKKLQEDFNNQVDISLNKYIKEEVTNINKYLQVEYAYLNGSAKEIIDNLYLLLDAYLDSQSNQENALQFLFSSVGYPIELNIVSEVEKNYLHHARYIKLENNKLLKISISDEKYLSASFDVALKNIKNLHNYALSDFSVEKLPMDFNYNNTEHFYCDTQKDSMQCYNRNFWISFSYKINIKELEKSLELAKDTKYKNFLVQATFIFLSIGISFIFLLIFALTKKNMVKQEISHASEYFLSILDDKQVKCDFKYQEFRELSIGILKFLKKVKQKDNDIKKMAFIDPITRLMNMLSLNMSLKNYTVKDDNKLVFCFFNIEGFKTLNSMYGREFGDEVLKVVAYRLYCLGMDIAIGDEEHFEAQYYIKNNKFEFSHLDDRFFAIARIGADEFILVEEINKHTQADELAQKYHKCLSARSIIIKSNSNNVEYQPFKISAKVGYSVYPDDSENIINCVHLADLAINNKLAKYKNCVFGYTKAIGELTTQNLHLQQDIRKGIENKEFVLYYQPKIDCKSGKVVGAEALVRWKRGDKIVMPDEFIGICERSNLIIMLGNDIIRMACETQKKWIKMGLNLKLSINLSSKQLLSDTIISTIEENLKGIDPNLIEFEITENFAIENLTDKEVVKQIKGLRVGLSMDDFGKGYSSLSYLNDNDLDFDIVKIDKSFIRNIHKDKKSQQLVRFILELVKSLNKKSIAEGVENLESLQFLQEQGCDEYQGYYFSKPVPEEEFLKKVM, from the coding sequence ATGAAACAAAGTGTATCTATTTTAGAAAAATCGGTAAAAGAGTTATTAATTTATATTGTTTTAATACTATCATTTATGCTTTTAGTAGGTTTTGGAATTTCAAAATTTAATTACAATGAAGATGTAAAAAAATTACAAGAAGATTTTAATAATCAAGTAGATATAAGTTTAAATAAATACATAAAAGAAGAAGTAACTAATATTAATAAATATTTACAAGTAGAATACGCTTATTTAAATGGCAGCGCAAAAGAGATTATTGATAATTTATATTTATTACTTGATGCTTATTTAGACTCGCAAAGCAATCAAGAAAATGCTTTGCAGTTTTTATTTTCATCAGTTGGTTATCCTATAGAATTAAACATAGTTAGCGAGGTTGAGAAAAATTATTTACACCACGCAAGATATATTAAATTAGAAAACAATAAACTATTAAAAATTAGTATAAGTGATGAAAAGTATCTTTCAGCTTCTTTTGATGTTGCACTAAAAAACATTAAAAATTTACATAATTATGCGCTTAGTGATTTTAGTGTTGAAAAATTACCAATGGATTTTAATTATAACAATACAGAGCATTTTTATTGCGATACACAAAAAGATTCAATGCAATGTTACAATAGAAATTTTTGGATAAGTTTTAGCTATAAAATTAATATAAAAGAATTAGAAAAATCATTAGAATTAGCTAAAGATACAAAATATAAAAATTTCTTAGTTCAAGCAACATTTATATTCTTATCAATAGGAATAAGTTTTATTTTCTTGTTAATTTTTGCCCTAACTAAGAAAAATATGGTAAAACAAGAAATTTCTCATGCTTCTGAATATTTTTTATCTATTTTAGACGATAAACAAGTTAAGTGTGATTTTAAATATCAAGAATTTAGGGAATTAAGCATAGGTATTTTAAAATTCTTAAAAAAAGTTAAGCAAAAAGATAATGATATTAAAAAAATGGCTTTTATTGACCCAATTACAAGACTTATGAATATGTTAAGTTTAAATATGAGTTTAAAAAATTATACAGTAAAAGATGATAATAAATTAGTCTTTTGCTTTTTTAATATTGAAGGTTTTAAAACGCTAAATAGTATGTATGGCAGAGAGTTTGGCGATGAGGTTTTAAAAGTTGTTGCTTATAGATTATATTGTCTTGGTATGGATATTGCAATAGGAGATGAAGAGCATTTTGAAGCACAATATTATATAAAAAATAATAAATTTGAATTTAGCCATCTTGATGATAGATTTTTTGCTATTGCTAGAATTGGCGCTGATGAATTTATTTTAGTTGAAGAAATAAATAAACACACTCAAGCAGATGAGCTTGCGCAAAAATATCACAAATGCCTTAGTGCAAGAAGTATAATTATAAAATCAAATTCAAACAATGTTGAATATCAACCTTTTAAAATTAGTGCTAAGGTTGGTTATAGCGTGTATCCTGATGATAGTGAAAACATTATTAATTGTGTGCATTTAGCTGATTTAGCTATTAATAATAAACTTGCTAAATATAAAAATTGTGTTTTTGGTTATACAAAAGCAATTGGAGAATTAACAACTCAAAACTTACATTTACAGCAAGACATTAGAAAGGGTATTGAAAATAAAGAATTTGTGCTTTATTATCAACCAAAAATTGATTGTAAAAGCGGAAAGGTTGTAGGAGCCGAAGCTTTAGTTAGGTGGAAAAGAGGCGATAAGATTGTAATGCCTGATGAATTTATTGGTATTTGTGAAAGGTCAAATCTTATTATTATGCTAGGTAATGATATTATAAGAATGGCTTGTGAAACACAAAAAAAATGGATTAAAATGGGGCTTAATTTAAAATTAAGTATTAATTTAAGCTCTAAGCAGTTATTAAGCGATACAATCATTTCAACTATTGAAGAAAATTTAAAAGGCATTGACCCTAACTTAATTGAATTTGAAATTACTGAAAATTTTGCTATTGAAAATTTAACCGATAAAGAAGTTGTTAAACAGATTAAAGGCTTAAGAGTTGGATTAAGTATGGATGATTTTGGTAAAGGATACTCATCATTATCTTATTTAAACGATAATGACTTAGATTTTGATATTGTAAAAATTGATAAAAGTTTTATAAGAAATATTCACAAAGATAAAAAATCTCAACAATTAGTTAGATTTATTTTAGAATTGGTAAAATCTTTAAACAAAAAATCAATAGCTGAAGGGGTTGAAAACTTAGAAAGCTTACAATTTTTACAAGAGCAAGGTTGTGATGAATATCAAGGTTATTATTTTTCAAAACCTGTTCCTGAAGAAGAGTTTTTAAAGAAGGTTATGTAA
- the nspC gene encoding carboxynorspermidine decarboxylase, protein MYYNLKTPYYICYENKLKKNLELLKYIKDESGVKILLALKGFAFTQALDLVAKYLDGATASGLWEAKLSKEFINKQTHTYAPAFSEDDLEEIVKISEHLVVNSINEFKKVQKYKPKSLAIRCNLEHSFAPTQAYNPCAKFSRLGIRAKDLLNSDIKPNGLHFHALCEESFESLEKTFLVFEENFLKPMLEKCNLEYINLGGGHHITKQGYNVNGLINFIKNIKAKYNLDVYLEPGEAIGWECGDLVASVLDIVDNEKKIAILDVSAEAHMPDTILMPYTSKVENATILASKDEIFNVKSTDTSYILAANTCLAGDVMGEYKFNKKLQINDKIIFKDQIHYTIVKNNTFNGVKLPSLVFAKENGELLVKEFDYFDYSRRN, encoded by the coding sequence ATGTATTATAATTTAAAAACACCTTATTATATTTGCTATGAAAATAAGTTAAAAAAGAACTTAGAATTATTAAAATATATAAAAGATGAAAGCGGAGTAAAGATTTTACTTGCTTTAAAAGGCTTTGCTTTTACACAAGCACTTGATTTAGTCGCAAAATACCTTGATGGTGCAACCGCTAGCGGGCTTTGGGAAGCAAAATTATCAAAAGAATTTATAAATAAACAAACACACACTTATGCACCTGCTTTTAGCGAAGATGATTTAGAAGAAATTGTAAAAATAAGTGAGCATTTAGTAGTAAATAGTATAAATGAATTTAAAAAAGTTCAAAAATATAAACCTAAAAGCTTGGCAATAAGATGTAATTTAGAGCATTCTTTTGCACCAACTCAAGCTTATAATCCTTGTGCAAAATTTTCAAGACTTGGAATAAGAGCAAAAGATTTATTAAATAGCGATATAAAGCCTAATGGATTACATTTTCACGCTTTATGTGAAGAAAGTTTTGAAAGTCTAGAAAAAACTTTTTTAGTTTTTGAAGAAAATTTTTTAAAACCAATGCTTGAAAAATGCAATCTTGAATATATTAATTTAGGCGGAGGGCATCATATCACAAAGCAAGGTTATAATGTAAATGGATTAATAAATTTTATAAAAAATATTAAAGCTAAATATAATCTTGATGTTTATTTAGAACCAGGCGAAGCTATTGGCTGGGAATGCGGGGATTTAGTGGCTAGCGTGCTTGATATAGTAGATAATGAAAAAAAAATAGCAATATTAGATGTAAGTGCTGAAGCGCATATGCCTGATACTATTTTAATGCCTTATACTAGCAAGGTAGAAAATGCAACAATACTAGCAAGTAAAGATGAAATTTTTAATGTAAAAAGCACTGATACAAGCTATATTCTAGCAGCAAACACCTGTCTTGCTGGAGATGTGATGGGTGAATATAAATTTAATAAAAAACTACAAATTAATGATAAAATAATTTTCAAAGACCAAATTCACTACACAATAGTAAAAAATAATACCTTTAATGGAGTAAAACTGCCGAGTTTAGTTTTTGCTAAAGAAAACGGTGAATTATTGGTTAAAGAATTTGATTATTTTGATTATTCAAGGAGAAATTAA
- a CDS encoding formate dehydrogenase subunit gamma, with translation MNKIAFLLFTTSLFASDLTTSGRITNITQYELGHLWTSINPYFAPLALIAMIAVLSAFALHYMVIGPKKFSHDGNKIYAFSMFERIFHLIAAISWIILIPTGLIIMNGHFFNGGLFVRTAKNLHGIATILFLISILPMFFCWIKRMLPASYDIKWLMIVGGYLSKVKKPVPAGKFNFGQKMWYYIAVFGGAIMIITGAFMFFLDFQSDFVQKLLGISHINILRLSAITHNILGILCLVMFLVHLYMAVFAIKGSIHSMITGYKEEEEVYILHSKWYQELKDKNQIKASYEYEKNQN, from the coding sequence ATGAACAAAATAGCTTTTTTATTATTTACAACTTCGCTTTTTGCAAGTGATTTAACAACTAGCGGAAGAATTACAAATATCACTCAATACGAGCTTGGGCATTTATGGACAAGTATTAATCCTTATTTTGCACCACTAGCCTTAATTGCAATGATTGCTGTTCTTAGCGCATTTGCTTTGCATTATATGGTAATTGGCCCTAAAAAATTTAGCCACGATGGTAATAAAATCTATGCCTTTTCAATGTTTGAAAGAATTTTCCATTTAATTGCAGCTATTTCTTGGATAATATTAATTCCTACTGGGCTTATAATTATGAATGGTCATTTTTTTAATGGCGGACTTTTTGTAAGAACTGCTAAAAACCTGCACGGTATTGCTACTATACTTTTTTTAATTAGCATTTTACCTATGTTCTTTTGCTGGATAAAAAGAATGCTACCTGCAAGCTATGATATAAAATGGCTTATGATAGTTGGTGGATATTTAAGCAAGGTTAAAAAACCTGTACCTGCTGGTAAATTTAATTTTGGTCAAAAAATGTGGTATTACATTGCTGTATTTGGTGGTGCTATTATGATTATTACTGGTGCTTTTATGTTCTTTTTGGATTTTCAAAGCGATTTTGTACAAAAACTTTTAGGAATAAGCCATATAAATATTTTAAGACTAAGCGCAATCACTCATAATATTTTAGGAATACTATGCTTAGTAATGTTTTTAGTTCATTTATATATGGCTGTTTTTGCAATTAAAGGCTCAATTCACAGTATGATTACTGGTTATAAAGAAGAAGAAGAAGTATATATCTTACATTCAAAATGGTATCAAGAATTAAAAGATAAAAATCAAATTAAAGCAAGTTATGAATATGAAAAAAATCAAAATTAA
- a CDS encoding winged helix-turn-helix domain-containing protein, whose translation MKKIKIKIWIEDDEKIFGKGNYELLKAIEECGSINQAAKKLNMSYKKAWLKKEQTQDFLGGEIFISKKGVQV comes from the coding sequence ATGAAAAAAATCAAAATTAAAATCTGGATTGAAGATGATGAAAAAATCTTTGGTAAAGGTAATTACGAATTATTAAAAGCTATTGAAGAATGCGGCTCAATAAACCAAGCGGCAAAAAAATTAAATATGAGTTATAAAAAAGCTTGGCTTAAAAAAGAACAAACTCAAGACTTTTTAGGTGGAGAAATTTTTATAAGCAAAAAGGGGGTGCAAGTTTAG
- the yedF gene encoding sulfurtransferase-like selenium metabolism protein YedF has translation MKLDFTNKACPIPVIESKKALMNMNENEEFIIIVDNQAAKENITRLLKELKQDFKLNDFTFTGTKSNIVLSKNEKEENTKECLFLKAQKVGDGELGYMLTVGFLTALKEKKIDRIILVNDAIFMACDENHQAFNILKELESLGVEVLSCANCLNYFSLSPKIGRSANAMEIVECLFSYKVLSL, from the coding sequence ATGAAATTAGATTTTACAAATAAAGCCTGCCCTATTCCTGTAATAGAAAGCAAAAAAGCTTTAATGAATATGAATGAAAATGAAGAATTTATAATTATTGTTGATAATCAAGCTGCTAAAGAAAATATAACTAGATTGCTTAAAGAGTTAAAACAAGATTTTAAGCTTAACGACTTTACATTCACAGGCACAAAAAGTAATATTGTCTTAAGCAAAAATGAAAAAGAAGAAAATACAAAAGAATGTTTGTTTTTAAAAGCACAAAAGGTTGGAGATGGAGAGCTTGGATATATGCTTACAGTAGGCTTTTTGACCGCATTAAAAGAGAAAAAAATTGATAGAATTATCCTTGTAAATGATGCTATTTTTATGGCTTGTGATGAAAATCATCAGGCTTTTAATATTTTAAAAGAACTTGAATCTTTAGGTGTAGAAGTTTTATCTTGCGCAAACTGTCTTAATTATTTTTCACTAAGTCCTAAAATAGGAAGAAGCGCTAATGCTATGGAAATTGTTGAGTGCTTATTTTCATACAAGGTGCTTAGCTTATGA
- the selD gene encoding selenide, water dikinase SelD — translation MNQADLNKVLSKQEFNPFIKSSQNSNEDAYVIDLSAFMQDDLNNYNLVLSCDFISPVCDDAYMYGKIAAANALSDIYAMGARVFSCMNLISFNEEFSNDVLAQIIQGLNDKSKEANAILSGGHSVKGSDILAGLSVNGICKKDKHLSNNSAKYNDVLIATKKLGTSTNILANKADLLNAQDLNYTLNQMQQLNSFLPSVKINACTDITGFGLIGHLSEMLNDDISIELDSSSLEFLPSVMEFAKIGLISANAYCNKEQISVKIKSFIDDDILLYAPETSGGLIFSVNEKDVNKCLDELNKANFNAFAFAKINKKQDFDIFIY, via the coding sequence ATAAATCAGGCTGATTTAAACAAGGTGCTATCAAAACAAGAATTTAACCCCTTTATTAAAAGCTCACAAAATAGCAACGAAGATGCTTATGTGATTGATTTGTCTGCTTTTATGCAAGATGATTTAAATAATTACAATTTAGTACTAAGTTGTGATTTTATAAGTCCAGTTTGCGATGATGCTTATATGTATGGAAAAATAGCAGCAGCAAATGCTTTAAGCGATATTTACGCTATGGGTGCAAGAGTGTTTTCTTGTATGAATTTAATATCTTTTAATGAAGAATTTAGCAACGATGTTTTAGCACAAATCATTCAAGGTTTAAACGATAAAAGTAAAGAAGCAAATGCAATTTTATCAGGTGGTCATAGTGTAAAAGGTAGTGATATTTTAGCAGGATTAAGCGTAAATGGTATTTGTAAAAAAGATAAACATTTAAGCAATAATAGTGCAAAATATAACGATGTTTTAATAGCTACAAAAAAGTTAGGTACAAGTACAAATATACTTGCAAATAAAGCTGATTTATTAAATGCACAAGATTTAAATTACACTTTAAATCAAATGCAACAATTAAATTCATTTTTGCCAAGTGTTAAAATAAATGCTTGTACTGATATTACCGGCTTTGGTTTAATTGGGCATTTAAGTGAGATGCTAAATGATGATATTAGCATTGAGCTTGATAGTTCTTCTTTAGAATTTTTACCATCTGTTATGGAATTTGCAAAAATAGGCTTAATTAGCGCTAATGCTTATTGCAACAAAGAACAAATATCTGTTAAGATTAAAAGCTTTATTGATGATGATATTTTACTTTACGCTCCTGAAACTAGCGGTGGGTTAATTTTTAGTGTAAATGAAAAAGATGTAAATAAATGCCTTGATGAATTAAATAAGGCTAATTTTAATGCCTTTGCCTTTGCTAAAATTAATAAAAAACAAGATTTTGATATTTTTATATACTAA
- a CDS encoding mechanosensitive ion channel family protein — MLEDFLNNTAVLNYGVKILGSICILIIAYILMKICVKIMNIAFVKAKVDITLSSFLIKLFKVIFIILSILAALNNLGINTTSFVALFTASSLAISFAFQQSFSNIAAGVLIIIFRPFKVGDEIAIASVNGVVLEISLYCVILRTVDNVNVIMPNSKIINENITNYSREKIRRIQIRKSIAHSQLADKRSQIDAIMQANKQILKDKNYQVNVASFNDSSLDIDIICWVKNEEYLQAFALLQEELSEVFK, encoded by the coding sequence ATGTTAGAAGATTTTTTAAATAATACTGCTGTGCTTAATTATGGGGTAAAAATTTTAGGTTCAATTTGCATATTAATAATTGCATATATTTTAATGAAAATATGTGTAAAAATTATGAATATTGCCTTTGTAAAGGCTAAGGTTGATATAACGCTTAGTTCGTTTTTAATAAAGCTTTTTAAGGTGATTTTTATTATTTTAAGCATACTTGCAGCTTTAAATAATTTAGGCATAAACACAACTTCTTTTGTTGCTTTATTTACTGCTTCATCTCTTGCTATATCTTTTGCTTTTCAGCAGTCTTTTTCTAATATTGCTGCTGGAGTGCTTATTATAATTTTTCGCCCATTTAAAGTTGGCGATGAAATAGCAATTGCTAGTGTAAATGGGGTTGTTTTAGAGATTAGTCTTTATTGTGTAATTTTAAGAACAGTTGATAATGTAAATGTAATTATGCCAAATTCTAAAATTATTAATGAAAATATTACAAATTATTCAAGAGAAAAAATAAGAAGAATTCAAATTAGAAAAAGCATTGCTCATAGCCAATTAGCTGATAAAAGAAGTCAAATTGATGCAATTATGCAAGCAAATAAACAGATTTTAAAAGATAAAAATTATCAAGTTAATGTTGCTTCTTTTAATGATAGTAGCCTTGATATTGATATTATTTGCTGGGTAAAAAATGAAGAATACCTACAAGCTTTTGCCTTACTGCAAGAAGAATTATCAGAAGTATTTAAATAA
- the ilvD gene encoding dihydroxy-acid dehydratase, with the protein MRSDEIKKGYTKAPSRSLLRAVGLKDEDFAKPFIGVCNSFIEIIPGHFFLNEYSKIIKDEIRKNGCIPFEFNCIGVDDGIAMGHDGMLYSLPSRELIANSIETVMNAHKLDAMIGIPNCDKITPGMIMGALRVNVPTIFVSGGAMAAGVLEDGSHIDLNTAFEAVGEFEVGKINETKLKEIECKACPGAGSCSGMFTANSMNSLMESLGIALKNNGTALALSEERKELLIKAAKRICEIAKDEKLCNEFKIRNIVNNKSIKNALVCDMAMGGSTNTILHTLAIAKEAKADEINLKLIHEIAQVTPHIAKVSPSLPGTHMQDVHKSGGISAIMNEVSDNIFFSKDTLSITGEKIIDVIKNSNADDKAIKKLNNAYSNRGGLCVLFGNIAKEGAVIKTAGIIGEKIFRGKCVCFNSQEEAIKGISSSKVKAGDCVVIRYEGPKGGPGMQEMLSPTSLIMGRGLGSCVALLTDGRFSGATRGFSVGHCSPEAAEGGEIALIEDGDEIEIDTINCTINLLISDEEFAKRRANFKAINKKINSRWLNMYAKLVSNASNGAVLDVDNLK; encoded by the coding sequence ATGAGAAGTGATGAAATTAAAAAAGGTTATACAAAGGCGCCTTCTCGTTCTTTGTTAAGAGCAGTTGGTTTAAAAGACGAAGATTTTGCTAAACCATTTATTGGGGTTTGCAATTCTTTTATTGAAATAATTCCAGGACATTTTTTCTTAAATGAATATTCAAAAATTATAAAAGATGAAATTAGAAAAAATGGCTGTATTCCATTTGAATTTAACTGTATTGGTGTTGATGATGGCATTGCGATGGGTCATGATGGTATGCTTTATTCTTTACCTAGTCGTGAATTAATTGCAAATAGTATTGAAACGGTTATGAATGCACATAAGCTTGATGCAATGATTGGCATTCCAAACTGTGATAAGATTACTCCTGGTATGATAATGGGGGCTTTAAGAGTAAATGTGCCTACTATTTTTGTAAGTGGTGGAGCAATGGCTGCTGGAGTTTTAGAAGATGGAAGCCATATTGATTTAAATACTGCTTTTGAGGCGGTTGGAGAATTTGAAGTAGGTAAGATTAATGAAACAAAATTAAAAGAAATTGAATGTAAAGCTTGTCCAGGCGCAGGAAGCTGTAGTGGAATGTTTACTGCTAATTCTATGAATTCATTAATGGAAAGTTTAGGAATTGCTTTAAAAAATAACGGAACTGCTTTAGCTTTAAGTGAAGAAAGAAAAGAGTTATTAATAAAAGCTGCAAAAAGAATTTGTGAAATTGCTAAAGATGAAAAATTGTGTAATGAATTTAAAATAAGAAATATAGTAAATAATAAAAGTATTAAAAATGCCTTAGTATGCGATATGGCTATGGGTGGAAGTACAAATACAATTTTACACACTCTAGCAATAGCAAAAGAAGCAAAAGCAGATGAAATTAACTTAAAATTAATTCACGAAATAGCTCAAGTTACTCCACATATTGCAAAGGTTTCTCCATCATTACCAGGAACTCATATGCAAGATGTACATAAAAGTGGCGGAATAAGTGCTATTATGAATGAGGTTAGTGATAATATCTTTTTTAGCAAAGATACTTTAAGTATTACAGGTGAAAAAATAATTGATGTAATTAAAAATTCAAATGCAGATGATAAGGCTATTAAAAAACTTAATAATGCTTATTCAAATCGTGGCGGCTTGTGTGTTTTATTTGGCAATATCGCTAAAGAAGGTGCTGTGATTAAGACTGCAGGAATAATAGGAGAAAAGATTTTTCGTGGTAAATGTGTTTGCTTTAACTCTCAAGAAGAAGCGATTAAAGGAATTAGCTCTTCTAAGGTAAAAGCAGGTGATTGTGTTGTAATTAGATATGAAGGTCCAAAAGGTGGTCCTGGTATGCAAGAGATGTTAAGCCCAACTAGTCTTATTATGGGTCGTGGCTTAGGTTCTTGTGTTGCTTTGCTTACTGATGGAAGGTTTAGTGGAGCTACTCGTGGTTTTAGTGTTGGACATTGTTCTCCTGAGGCTGCTGAAGGTGGCGAAATAGCTTTAATAGAAGATGGCGACGAAATAGAAATTGATACAATAAATTGCACTATTAATTTATTAATTAGTGATGAAGAATTTGCTAAGCGTCGTGCTAATTTTAAAGCTATAAATAAAAAAATAAATTCAAGATGGTTAAATATGTATGCTAAATTAGTTAGCAATGCAAGTAATGGAGCTGTGCTTGATGTTGATAATTTAAAATAA
- a CDS encoding DUF3298 domain-containing protein, translating into MKKIILLCFCSYFVFAKSYFYEDKNEKIFFNDSSVFSVVKKIHIDEDIAIKNSFQFFFQDKYNILMNIKKSFKINKYKKLSKKLDFDIQEKQVSKKFYYNYTKNHQYLDFYYECNEGDICERASILVDYKQNYYSFCNSSYNYYNGAAHGVKDLDCSSYKDNQKLQLQDLFDDYQAFSNLVIKKINDSFYDSTLISNEAYNISESSFISQNYFLIDDYLVLLYNPYVIQPYFKGLIAIIIKKDYIKNYLKKEYLN; encoded by the coding sequence ATGAAAAAGATTATTTTATTATGCTTTTGCTCTTATTTTGTATTTGCAAAATCTTATTTTTATGAAGATAAGAATGAAAAGATATTTTTTAATGATAGTTCTGTTTTTAGCGTTGTAAAAAAAATACACATAGATGAAGATATTGCTATTAAAAATTCTTTTCAGTTCTTTTTCCAAGATAAATATAATATTTTAATGAATATTAAAAAGTCATTTAAAATAAATAAATACAAAAAATTATCTAAAAAGTTAGACTTTGACATACAAGAAAAGCAAGTTTCTAAAAAATTTTATTATAACTACACCAAAAATCATCAGTATTTAGATTTTTACTATGAATGTAATGAAGGCGATATTTGCGAAAGAGCAAGTATTTTAGTAGATTATAAACAAAATTATTATAGTTTTTGCAATAGTTCATATAATTATTATAATGGAGCAGCGCACGGTGTAAAAGATTTAGACTGTTCTTCTTATAAAGACAATCAAAAATTACAACTGCAAGATTTGTTTGATGATTATCAAGCTTTTAGTAATCTTGTGATTAAAAAAATTAATGATAGTTTTTATGACTCAACTTTAATCTCAAACGAAGCTTATAATATTAGTGAAAGTTCTTTTATTAGCCAAAATTATTTTTTAATTGATGATTATTTAGTTTTGCTTTATAATCCATATGTAATTCAACCTTATTTTAAAGGTTTAATAGCAATAATTATAAAAAAAGACTATATAAAAAATTATTTAAAAAAAGAATATTTAAATTAA